In Streptomyces sp. SID8374, one genomic interval encodes:
- a CDS encoding isochorismatase family protein, translated as MAGIAPIPPYPLPDRGDLPDNTAHWSIDPDRAVLLFHDMQRYFLQPFAPELREPLLANASRLRAFAVAAGMPVAYTAQPGSMTPEQRGLLKDFWGPGMRAEPADREVVDELAPAPGDWLLTKWRYSAFFRTDLLERMRAAGRDQLVISGVYGHVGVLMTAVESFTQDIETFLVADAVADFSLERHRMTVEYAAHRCAVVLTTKEAVG; from the coding sequence ATGGCCGGCATCGCCCCCATCCCGCCGTACCCGCTCCCGGACCGCGGCGACCTCCCCGACAACACCGCCCACTGGAGCATCGACCCCGACCGGGCCGTCCTGCTCTTCCACGACATGCAGCGCTACTTCCTCCAGCCGTTCGCCCCCGAGCTGCGCGAACCGCTGCTGGCGAACGCGTCCCGGCTGCGGGCCTTCGCCGTCGCGGCCGGGATGCCGGTGGCGTACACCGCCCAGCCCGGCTCCATGACCCCCGAACAGCGCGGCCTGCTCAAGGACTTCTGGGGCCCCGGCATGCGCGCCGAGCCCGCCGACCGCGAGGTGGTCGACGAGCTGGCCCCCGCCCCCGGCGACTGGCTGCTGACGAAATGGCGCTACAGCGCCTTCTTCCGCACCGACCTGCTGGAGCGGATGCGCGCGGCCGGCCGGGACCAGCTCGTGATCAGCGGGGTTTACGGGCACGTCGGCGTGCTGATGACCGCCGTCGAGTCCTTCACCCAGGACATCGAGACCTTCCTGGTCGCCGACGCCGTCGCCGACTTCTCCCTGGAGCGGCACCGGATGACCGTGGAGTACGCCGCGCACCGCTGCGCCGTGGTGCTCACGACCAAGGAGGCGGTGGGCTGA
- a CDS encoding carboxylesterase family protein: MTSRTSSGLPRRTFVVTAAAAAAAAATAGPAVPAAAATAAHRPSGPRTGPVVVRTTAGRIAGQRLDDVTVFRGVPYAAPPVGPLRFASPRPPEPWNGIRDATAFGAPALQTDYLPDSSEDCLYANVWTPSTTGRRPVVVYIHGGGWFLGAGSEPDYDGAKPAVRGDMVVINFNYRLGLLGWGLHEEFTDRRTSSFANWGLQDQAALLRWVQANAAAFGGDPGNITLAGTSAGGSSTWQLSLLPQLRGVIRRAIPISAKHVWNPASSTTPRESREVYALLASRLGTTVAGLRGVSGPELKAAWEELYSGDPSDRPVAGWREYRGPVPDGQWMRGYDHELPTPQIPIMPVYARTEGSFFTGGPGYPYPGPHPTDDAELREAVFMVLRKGSARVGLRDADQAIAFYRKAAVADGLPQDPMSLWSEIWGDGLFRYQIVRLAERHAREGRSPQYLLEFAHPVRAPYSGTPHEATSKFLFGSHALPANAPAYGDGPLERQVSDTLIDLVASFARDGRPVSPHAPVWPEFAPRTPSTLVVGGPDIARVSATFKERQLRYWDRAGWVPRT, from the coding sequence ATGACATCACGCACCAGTTCCGGCCTTCCCAGGCGTACGTTCGTGGTCACCGCCGCCGCTGCCGCGGCCGCCGCGGCGACCGCCGGCCCGGCCGTTCCAGCGGCGGCCGCGACCGCCGCCCACCGGCCCTCCGGGCCCCGTACCGGACCGGTGGTCGTCCGGACGACCGCCGGCCGCATCGCCGGTCAGCGACTCGACGACGTCACCGTCTTCCGCGGTGTCCCCTACGCGGCCCCGCCCGTGGGACCGCTGCGCTTCGCCTCCCCCCGGCCGCCCGAACCGTGGAACGGGATACGGGACGCCACCGCCTTCGGCGCCCCCGCGCTCCAGACCGACTACCTGCCGGACAGCAGCGAGGACTGCCTGTACGCCAACGTCTGGACGCCGAGCACCACGGGCCGCCGGCCGGTAGTGGTCTACATCCACGGCGGCGGCTGGTTCCTCGGGGCGGGCAGCGAGCCCGACTACGACGGCGCCAAGCCCGCCGTGCGCGGCGACATGGTCGTCATCAACTTCAACTACCGCCTGGGGCTGCTGGGTTGGGGGCTCCACGAGGAGTTCACCGACCGGCGGACCTCGTCCTTCGCCAACTGGGGCCTCCAGGACCAGGCGGCGCTGCTGCGCTGGGTCCAGGCCAACGCCGCTGCCTTCGGCGGCGATCCGGGCAACATCACGCTGGCCGGCACCTCGGCCGGCGGGTCCAGCACCTGGCAGCTCAGCCTCCTGCCGCAGCTGCGCGGGGTGATCAGGCGGGCTATACCGATCAGCGCCAAGCACGTCTGGAATCCCGCGAGTTCGACCACTCCGCGCGAGTCCCGCGAGGTCTACGCGCTGCTCGCGTCCCGGCTCGGCACGACGGTCGCCGGGCTGCGCGGCGTATCGGGCCCGGAGCTGAAGGCCGCCTGGGAGGAGCTGTACTCCGGCGACCCCTCCGACCGCCCGGTGGCCGGGTGGCGCGAGTACCGGGGGCCGGTGCCCGACGGGCAGTGGATGCGCGGGTACGACCATGAGCTGCCCACCCCGCAGATACCGATCATGCCGGTGTACGCCCGTACCGAGGGCTCCTTCTTCACCGGCGGACCCGGCTACCCCTACCCGGGCCCGCACCCCACCGACGACGCCGAGCTGCGCGAAGCCGTCTTCATGGTGCTGCGCAAGGGCAGCGCCCGGGTCGGCCTCCGCGACGCGGACCAGGCCATCGCCTTCTACCGCAAGGCGGCCGTGGCGGACGGGCTGCCGCAGGACCCGATGTCGCTCTGGTCGGAGATCTGGGGCGACGGCCTGTTCCGCTACCAGATCGTCCGGCTGGCCGAGCGGCACGCCCGCGAGGGCCGCTCGCCGCAGTACCTCCTGGAGTTCGCGCACCCGGTGCGCGCCCCCTACTCCGGCACCCCGCACGAGGCGACATCGAAGTTCCTCTTCGGCTCGCACGCGCTGCCCGCCAACGCGCCCGCGTACGGCGACGGCCCGCTGGAGCGCCAGGTCTCCGACACCCTGATCGACCTGGTCGCCTCCTTCGCCCGCGACGGGCGGCCGGTGAGCCCGCACGCCCCCGTCTGGCCGGAGTTCGCGCCCCGTACCCCCAGCACGCTGGTGGTCGGCGGCCCGGACATCGCCCGCGTCTCCGCCACCTTCAAGGAGCGCCAGCTCCGCTACTGGGACCGGGCCGGCTGGGTGCCCCGTACCTAG
- a CDS encoding anthranilate synthase family protein: MTDLLGQVLAPHPPPFALLYRPESTGEGTLDVLVGDVHAYETLADIPLPPGPGGEARHDAPGGVGRERHDALVLVPYRQIAERGFIGTEDGSPLLAMTVTGQETRTVAEALRRIPDLPIALTDGGFDTDDETYAETVRRVVTEEIGTGKGANFVIKRSYSADITDYGPGAALTFFRRLLERESGAYWTFVVHTGERTFVGATPERHVSLSGGLAVMNPISGTYRYAASGPSLPAMMEFLADRKEIDELYMVVDEELKMMSRICPDGGRVIGPFLKEMARLAHTEYFIEGHSDRDPRDILRETMFAPTVTGSPLESACRVINQYEPEGRGYYSGVVALLGRDRDGGHALDSSILIRTADIDATGRLRIGVGATLVRHSDPMSEAAETRAKAAGLLAALEAGGQVRLSANPEVRAALAERNSSLADFWLAHAGDRHAPDPYLAGRRVLVVDAEDTFTSMIAQQLSAVGLSVTVRRFDEPYDPADHDLTVMGPGPGDPRDLTDPKIAHLDAAVGKLLETRTPFLAVCLSHQVLSRRLGLPLIRREVPNQGVQREIDLFGRRERVGFYNTFAAVSEEEKFDSPGVGPVEVSRSPRTGEVHGLRGPWFASTQFHAESVLTRDGVHITRNLLTELLRRTEGAAR; encoded by the coding sequence ATGACCGATCTGCTCGGGCAGGTGCTCGCCCCCCACCCGCCGCCCTTCGCCCTGCTGTACCGCCCCGAGTCCACCGGCGAGGGCACCCTCGACGTGCTGGTCGGGGACGTGCACGCGTACGAGACCCTGGCCGACATCCCGCTCCCCCCGGGCCCCGGGGGCGAGGCCCGGCACGACGCCCCCGGTGGCGTGGGCCGGGAACGCCACGACGCGCTCGTCCTCGTCCCGTACCGCCAGATCGCCGAGCGCGGCTTCATCGGCACCGAGGACGGCTCGCCGCTCCTGGCGATGACCGTCACCGGCCAGGAGACCCGGACGGTCGCCGAGGCGCTGCGCCGCATCCCGGACCTCCCGATCGCCCTTACCGACGGCGGGTTCGACACCGACGACGAGACGTACGCCGAGACCGTACGCCGGGTCGTCACCGAGGAGATCGGAACCGGCAAAGGCGCCAACTTCGTCATCAAGCGCTCCTACTCGGCGGACATCACGGATTACGGGCCGGGCGCCGCGCTGACCTTCTTCCGGCGGCTGCTGGAGCGCGAGTCCGGCGCGTACTGGACGTTCGTCGTCCACACCGGCGAGCGCACCTTCGTCGGCGCCACCCCCGAGCGCCATGTCAGCCTCTCCGGCGGCCTCGCCGTGATGAACCCGATCAGCGGCACCTACCGGTACGCGGCCTCCGGCCCGAGCCTGCCCGCCATGATGGAGTTCCTCGCGGACCGCAAGGAGATCGACGAGCTGTACATGGTCGTCGACGAGGAACTGAAGATGATGTCCCGGATCTGCCCGGACGGCGGACGGGTCATCGGACCGTTCCTCAAGGAGATGGCCCGCCTCGCCCACACCGAATACTTCATCGAGGGGCACAGCGACCGCGACCCGCGCGACATCCTGCGCGAGACGATGTTCGCGCCGACCGTCACCGGCAGCCCGCTGGAGAGCGCCTGCCGCGTCATCAACCAGTACGAGCCCGAGGGCCGCGGCTACTACAGCGGGGTGGTGGCCCTCCTCGGCCGCGACCGCGACGGCGGCCACGCCCTGGACTCCTCGATCCTCATCCGCACCGCCGACATCGATGCCACCGGCCGGCTGCGGATCGGCGTCGGCGCCACCCTCGTACGCCACTCCGACCCGATGTCCGAGGCGGCCGAGACCCGCGCCAAGGCGGCCGGGCTGCTGGCGGCGCTGGAGGCCGGCGGGCAGGTTCGGCTCTCCGCCAACCCCGAGGTCCGGGCCGCGCTCGCCGAACGCAACTCCTCCCTGGCGGACTTCTGGCTCGCCCACGCGGGGGACCGGCACGCCCCGGACCCGTACCTCGCCGGGCGGCGGGTGCTGGTGGTCGACGCCGAGGACACCTTCACGTCGATGATCGCCCAGCAACTCAGCGCGGTGGGACTGTCGGTGACGGTGCGTCGGTTCGACGAGCCGTACGACCCGGCCGACCACGACCTCACGGTGATGGGCCCGGGCCCCGGCGACCCGCGCGACCTCACCGACCCGAAGATCGCCCATCTCGACGCGGCCGTAGGGAAGTTGCTGGAGACCCGTACGCCGTTCCTCGCCGTCTGCCTCAGCCACCAGGTGCTGAGCCGGCGGCTGGGGCTCCCGCTGATCCGCCGGGAGGTGCCCAACCAGGGCGTCCAGCGGGAGATCGACCTCTTCGGCCGGCGCGAACGGGTGGGCTTCTACAACACCTTCGCCGCGGTGTCGGAGGAGGAGAAGTTCGATTCCCCGGGTGTCGGCCCCGTCGAGGTGAGCCGCTCCCCCCGGACCGGCGAGGTGCACGGGCTGCGCGGACCCTGGTTCGCCTCCACCCAGTTCCACGCCGAGTCGGTGCTCACCCGCGACGGGGTACACATCACCCGCAACCTGCTGACCGAACTGCTGCGGCGCACCGAAGGAGCGGCCCGATGA
- a CDS encoding 3-deoxy-7-phosphoheptulonate synthase, protein MDNVVSEIRLRPALQQPDWPDAEHLEDVRRTLSGRRALVRYEDTQALRQILAQVARGEAQVVQAGDCAEDPMESSAGYVARKAAVLDLLAGAMKMASHKPIVRIGRIAGQFAKPRSKPLERIGGVELPVYRGHMVNSPEPAPKGRIPDPARLLTGYDAAGEMMGHLGWLATPRERTRGIDPLVWTSHEALLLDYELPMLRRDESGALWLASTHLPWIGERTRALDGAHVELFASIANPVACKVGPSMTVPDLLALCERLDPSREAGRLTLISRMGAETVGERLPALVAAVRAAGHPVSWLCDPMHGNTVTTGEGLKTRYLEHVEREVRGFLAAVRSADGTPGGIHLETTPDDVTECVRNETRAHQVGEKYTSFCDPRLTASQAVSVIAAWRD, encoded by the coding sequence GTGGACAACGTCGTGTCCGAGATCCGGCTCAGGCCCGCACTCCAGCAGCCTGACTGGCCCGATGCCGAACACCTGGAAGACGTGCGCAGAACGCTCTCCGGCCGCCGGGCCCTCGTCCGGTACGAGGACACCCAGGCCCTCCGGCAGATCCTCGCGCAGGTGGCCCGGGGCGAGGCGCAGGTGGTCCAGGCGGGCGACTGCGCCGAGGACCCCATGGAGTCCAGCGCCGGGTACGTCGCCCGCAAGGCCGCCGTACTCGACTTACTGGCCGGGGCCATGAAGATGGCCTCGCACAAGCCGATCGTGCGGATCGGCCGGATCGCCGGCCAGTTCGCCAAGCCGCGTTCCAAGCCGCTGGAGCGGATCGGCGGGGTCGAACTCCCCGTCTACCGGGGCCATATGGTCAACAGCCCCGAACCCGCCCCCAAGGGCCGCATCCCCGACCCGGCACGGCTGCTCACCGGCTACGACGCGGCGGGCGAGATGATGGGCCACCTCGGCTGGCTCGCCACCCCGCGCGAGCGCACCAGGGGCATCGACCCGCTGGTGTGGACGAGCCACGAGGCGCTGCTCCTCGACTACGAGCTGCCGATGCTCCGCCGGGACGAGTCGGGCGCCCTCTGGCTCGCCTCCACCCACCTGCCGTGGATCGGCGAGCGCACCCGGGCGCTGGACGGGGCGCATGTGGAGCTGTTCGCCTCCATCGCCAACCCGGTGGCCTGCAAGGTCGGCCCCTCGATGACCGTCCCGGACCTGCTCGCCCTCTGCGAGCGCCTCGACCCCTCCCGCGAGGCCGGACGGCTCACCCTGATCTCCCGGATGGGCGCGGAGACCGTGGGCGAGCGGCTGCCCGCCCTGGTCGCGGCGGTCCGGGCGGCCGGGCACCCGGTGAGCTGGCTCTGCGACCCGATGCACGGCAACACCGTCACCACCGGCGAAGGGCTCAAGACCCGCTACCTGGAGCACGTGGAGCGGGAGGTGCGCGGCTTCCTCGCCGCCGTCCGCTCGGCCGACGGCACCCCCGGCGGCATCCACCTGGAGACCACCCCCGACGACGTCACCGAGTGCGTGCGCAACGAGACCCGGGCCCACCAGGTCGGCGAGAAGTACACGAGCTTCTGCGACCCCCGGCTGACCGCCTCCCAGGCGGTCTCGGTCATCGCCGCCTGGCGCGACTGA
- a CDS encoding 2,3-dihydro-2,3-dihydroxybenzoate dehydrogenase → MEEQTALVTGAAGGIGAAVVRLLAEQGTAVAAVDRDADRLAEEVDKLRAESLPVTAFPVDVSDSAAVNAVVEAVEERVGPVDQLVNAAGVLRLGPVSEITDQDWRAMLDVNITGVLNVSRAVVNRMIPRRRGAIVTVTSNAAVTPRAGMAAYAASKAAATLLIKSLGLEVAEYGIRCNTVAPGSTDTPMLRSMWHDRAAEQHTLDGSPAAYRVGIPLRRIGRPTDVAEAVAFLLSDRAAQITLHDLTVDGGASLGA, encoded by the coding sequence GTGGAAGAGCAGACAGCACTGGTCACCGGGGCCGCCGGCGGCATCGGCGCGGCCGTGGTCCGGCTGCTCGCCGAGCAGGGCACGGCCGTGGCCGCGGTCGACCGCGACGCCGACCGGCTGGCCGAGGAGGTCGACAAGCTCCGCGCGGAGTCCCTGCCGGTGACGGCCTTCCCGGTCGACGTGTCCGACAGCGCGGCGGTGAACGCCGTGGTCGAGGCCGTCGAGGAGCGGGTCGGGCCGGTGGACCAGCTGGTCAACGCCGCCGGGGTGCTGCGCCTGGGCCCGGTCAGCGAGATCACCGACCAGGACTGGCGAGCCATGCTGGACGTCAACATCACCGGCGTCCTGAACGTGTCCCGGGCGGTCGTGAACCGGATGATCCCGCGCAGGCGGGGCGCCATCGTCACCGTCACCTCCAACGCGGCCGTCACCCCCCGGGCGGGGATGGCCGCCTACGCCGCCTCCAAGGCGGCGGCGACCCTCCTCATCAAGTCGCTCGGCCTGGAGGTCGCCGAGTACGGCATCCGCTGCAACACCGTGGCCCCCGGCTCCACCGACACCCCGATGCTCCGGTCGATGTGGCACGACCGGGCGGCCGAGCAGCACACCCTCGACGGCTCCCCGGCCGCGTACCGCGTCGGTATCCCGCTGCGCCGGATCGGCAGGCCCACCGATGTGGCGGAGGCGGTGGCGTTCCTGCTCTCCGACCGGGCCGCCCAGATCACCCTGCACGACCTGACCGTGGACGGCGGCGCCTCGCTGGGGGCCTGA
- a CDS encoding DsbA family protein → MTSDDPALVNTERTEGGSPILTVWSDIGCPWAALALHTLRAASERLELPVLVDHRAFPLELFNREPTPKFIVDVEVAAIAARRPEVGWRRWTAPEWTYPSSILPALEAVQAAKSPAVGGLRASDELDTALRHAFYVQSRSIGVHAVILELAEACEPVDAEALAKALRAGEGRAEVYGQWDIAQGPQVQGSPHLFAPGGYAVHNPGVRCRWTDAPENGGFPLFEAYEDGWAEELLRRLHG, encoded by the coding sequence ATGACGAGCGACGACCCGGCCCTGGTCAACACCGAACGCACGGAGGGTGGTTCGCCGATCCTGACCGTCTGGTCGGACATCGGCTGCCCCTGGGCGGCGCTGGCCCTGCACACTTTGCGGGCGGCCTCCGAGCGGCTGGAGCTGCCGGTCCTGGTCGACCACCGGGCCTTCCCGCTGGAGCTGTTCAACCGGGAGCCCACCCCGAAGTTCATCGTGGACGTGGAGGTCGCCGCCATCGCCGCCCGCCGCCCCGAGGTGGGGTGGCGGCGCTGGACGGCCCCGGAGTGGACCTACCCGTCCAGCATCCTGCCCGCCCTGGAGGCCGTACAGGCGGCGAAGTCCCCGGCCGTGGGCGGGCTGCGGGCCTCCGACGAGTTGGACACCGCGCTGCGCCACGCCTTCTACGTGCAGAGCCGGTCCATCGGCGTGCACGCGGTGATCCTGGAGCTGGCCGAGGCGTGCGAGCCCGTGGACGCGGAGGCGCTGGCGAAGGCGCTGCGCGCGGGGGAGGGCCGGGCGGAGGTGTACGGCCAGTGGGACATCGCCCAGGGGCCGCAGGTGCAGGGGAGCCCGCACCTGTTCGCGCCGGGCGGGTACGCGGTGCACAACCCGGGGGTGCGGTGCCGCTGGACGGACGCGCCGGAGAACGGGGGCTTCCCGCTGTTCGAGGCGTACGAGGACGGGTGGGCGGAGGAGCTGCTGCGGCGGCTGCACGGCTGA